One part of the Paracoccus sp. MBLB3053 genome encodes these proteins:
- the puuE gene encoding allantoinase PuuE, whose product MRYSRDMIGYGENAPDPRWPGGARIAVQIVMNYEEGGENSIEHGDAASEAFLSEIIGAQPWPGQRHWNMESIYDYGARAGFWRLHRLLKDIPVTVYGVATALERAPEQVAAMQRAGWEIATHGYKWIDYRNIPREVEAEHIAKAVELHTRVTGERPRGFYQGRTSMNTVALGCEEGGFEYLADTIADDLPYWHVHQGKPQLMVPYTMDANDMRFSSGQGFGTGVEFFDYLRDSFDVLYAEGAAGAPKMMSIGLHCRLAGRPGRAIAIQKFLEHARAHEGVWFASRLDIARHWAKEHPYQPRLRPSEMERDVFVSTFGGIYEHSPFIAERVWDGEMGRVHDTPGGLSARMAQVFRAASDEERLGVLIAHPDLAGKLAEAKRLTAESTSEQASAGLDALTDAERAEFQRVNTEYVEKHGFPFIIAVRDHDKAGIMAAMQARLANDTKTERDTAERQVMRIAELRLKDALKG is encoded by the coding sequence ATGCGATATAGCCGCGACATGATCGGATATGGCGAAAACGCCCCCGACCCGAGATGGCCGGGCGGCGCCAGGATCGCCGTTCAGATCGTGATGAATTACGAGGAAGGCGGCGAGAACAGCATCGAGCACGGCGACGCGGCATCCGAGGCATTCCTGTCCGAGATCATCGGCGCCCAGCCCTGGCCGGGGCAGCGGCACTGGAACATGGAATCGATCTACGACTATGGCGCACGCGCGGGCTTCTGGCGGCTGCACCGCCTGCTGAAGGATATTCCGGTCACCGTCTACGGGGTCGCCACCGCGCTTGAACGCGCGCCCGAACAGGTGGCCGCGATGCAGCGCGCCGGCTGGGAAATCGCGACCCATGGCTACAAGTGGATCGACTATCGCAACATCCCGCGCGAGGTCGAGGCCGAGCACATCGCCAAGGCCGTCGAACTGCATACCCGCGTCACCGGCGAACGTCCCCGCGGCTTCTACCAGGGCCGCACCTCGATGAACACGGTGGCGCTGGGATGCGAGGAAGGCGGGTTTGAATATCTCGCCGACACCATCGCCGACGACCTGCCCTACTGGCATGTCCACCAAGGCAAGCCGCAGCTCATGGTGCCCTATACGATGGATGCCAATGACATGCGCTTCTCGTCGGGCCAGGGTTTCGGCACCGGGGTCGAGTTCTTCGACTACCTGCGCGACAGCTTCGACGTGCTCTATGCCGAAGGCGCGGCCGGCGCGCCGAAGATGATGTCGATCGGGCTGCATTGCCGCCTCGCCGGCCGTCCGGGCCGCGCCATCGCCATCCAGAAGTTCCTGGAACACGCCCGCGCGCATGAGGGGGTCTGGTTCGCCTCGCGCCTGGACATTGCCCGGCACTGGGCGAAAGAACATCCCTACCAGCCCCGCCTGCGCCCCTCGGAGATGGAGCGCGACGTTTTCGTCTCGACCTTCGGTGGCATCTACGAGCATTCCCCCTTCATCGCCGAGCGCGTCTGGGACGGCGAGATGGGAAGGGTCCACGACACACCGGGCGGGCTTTCCGCACGCATGGCGCAGGTCTTCCGCGCGGCCAGCGACGAGGAACGCCTTGGCGTGCTGATCGCCCACCCCGACCTTGCAGGCAAGCTAGCCGAGGCCAAGCGGCTGACCGCGGAAAGCACGTCCGAACAGGCCTCGGCGGGATTGGATGCCCTGACCGATGCGGAACGCGCCGAGTTCCAGCGCGTGAACACCGAATATGTGGAAAAGCACGGCTTTCCCTTCATCATCGCCGTGCGCGACCATGACAAGGCTGGCATCATGGCCGCGATGCAGGCCCGCCTTGCCAATGACACGAAAACCGAGCGCGACACGGCCGAACGTCAGGTCATGCGCATCGCAGAGCTGCGCCTGAAGGACGCGCTGAAAGGATGA
- a CDS encoding NCS2 family permease: MLDRQFGLAAKGTSVRTEVVAGITTFLTMAYIIFVNPDILSTTGMDRNAVFVATCLAAALGSAIMALWANWPIGMAPGMGLNAFFAFTVVGTLGFTWQQALGAVFISGLVFLFLSVTGIRRWLIAGIPTSMRSAIAAGIGMFLGLIALKNAGLVVDNPATLVGLGDLTQTPTLLAAAGFFIIAALDALKIRGSILIGILVITVISIAIGASPFGGVLSMPPSIAPTFLQLDVAGALTVGIFHVILVMVLVEVFDATGTLIGVAKRAGLLTQGPTHTNPNLGRALMADSTAILAGSLLGTSSTTAYVESASGVQAGGRTGLTALVVAGLFLLAIFFAPLAGSVPAYATAPALLYVACLMVREFEEIEWRDVTESAPAVLTALMMPFTYSIANGLAFGFVSYALIKLLTGRVREVHLATWVVAGLFVIRFAFFME, encoded by the coding sequence ATGCTAGACAGACAATTTGGCCTTGCGGCCAAGGGCACCAGCGTGAGGACAGAGGTGGTCGCGGGGATCACGACCTTCCTGACGATGGCCTATATCATCTTCGTGAACCCTGATATCCTGTCGACGACCGGAATGGATCGCAACGCGGTCTTCGTCGCCACCTGCCTTGCAGCCGCCCTGGGCTCGGCCATCATGGCGCTCTGGGCCAACTGGCCCATCGGCATGGCGCCGGGGATGGGGCTCAACGCGTTCTTCGCCTTTACCGTGGTTGGAACGCTGGGCTTCACCTGGCAGCAGGCGCTGGGGGCGGTCTTCATATCCGGCCTCGTCTTCCTGTTCCTTTCGGTCACCGGGATACGGCGCTGGCTGATCGCGGGCATCCCGACATCAATGCGCAGTGCCATCGCGGCGGGGATCGGCATGTTCCTTGGCCTTATCGCGCTGAAGAATGCAGGGCTTGTCGTGGACAATCCCGCGACGCTGGTCGGGCTTGGCGACCTGACCCAGACGCCGACATTGCTTGCCGCGGCCGGCTTCTTCATCATCGCCGCGCTTGACGCGCTCAAGATCCGCGGCTCGATCCTGATCGGCATCCTCGTGATCACCGTGATCTCGATCGCGATTGGAGCGAGCCCTTTCGGAGGCGTGTTGTCGATGCCGCCCTCGATCGCGCCGACCTTCCTGCAGCTTGACGTTGCCGGAGCCCTGACCGTCGGAATTTTCCATGTCATCCTGGTGATGGTCCTTGTCGAGGTGTTCGACGCGACCGGCACGCTGATCGGTGTTGCCAAGCGCGCCGGGTTGCTGACGCAAGGACCGACACATACGAACCCTAATCTCGGACGCGCGCTGATGGCGGATTCGACCGCGATCCTTGCAGGCTCGCTTCTGGGAACCAGTTCGACGACCGCCTATGTCGAAAGCGCCTCGGGCGTGCAGGCGGGGGGGCGGACGGGCCTGACAGCATTGGTCGTGGCCGGACTTTTCCTGCTTGCGATCTTCTTTGCCCCTCTCGCGGGTTCGGTTCCCGCCTACGCGACCGCGCCTGCGCTGCTATACGTGGCATGCCTGATGGTGCGCGAGTTCGAAGAAATCGAGTGGCGTGACGTGACCGAGTCGGCCCCGGCCGTGCTGACCGCTCTGATGATGCCTTTCACCTATTCGATCGCGAACGGTCTGGCCTTCGGCTTTGTCAGCTATGCGCTGATCAAGCTGCTGACAGGTCGGGTCCGTGAGGTGCATCTGGCGACCTGGGTAGTCGCGGGGCTTTTCGTGATCCGATTTGCCTTCTTCATGGAATGA